A genomic region of Candidatus Blochmanniella pennsylvanica str. BPEN contains the following coding sequences:
- a CDS encoding UvrD-helicase domain-containing protein, which translates to MFVYAFYQESGENNNLMIVGDDDQSIYGWRGAQIKNFQRFLEDLTRITLEQNYRSANNILRAANTLICKNDTRFKKNLWTCKIKEMLFLCIVLLM; encoded by the coding sequence ATGTTTGTTTACGCCTTTTATCAGGAGTCAGGAGAAAACAATAATTTAATGATTGTTGGCGATGATGATCAATCTATTTATGGGTGGAGAGGAGCACAAATAAAAAATTTTCAACGATTTTTAGAAGATTTGACACGTATTACATTAGAACAGAATTATCGTTCTGCTAATAATATTTTAAGAGCTGCCAATACTCTTATTTGTAAAAATGATACACGTTTCAAGAAAAATTTATGGACATGTAAAATAAAGGAGATGCTATTTCTCTGTATTGTGCTTTTAATGTAA
- a CDS encoding UvrD-helicase domain-containing protein, which yields MNVYHILDQLNDKQQEAVTSNDQNILVLSEAGSRKTRVLVNRILLVTISEKIYPMANNSDYFCE from the coding sequence ATGAATGTTTATCACATTCTTGATCAACTAAATGATAAACAACAAGAAGCGGTAACTTCTAATGATCAAAATATATTGGTGTTATCTGAAGCTGGTAGCAGAAAAACTCGAGTATTAGTTAACCGCATTCTCTTGGTTACAATTAGTGAAAAAATATATCCAATGGCCAATAATAGCGATTACTTTTGCGAATAA
- the yigB gene encoding 5-amino-6-(5-phospho-D-ribitylamino)uracil phosphatase YigB, with the protein MHFYRTLQPFYAITLDLDNTLYDNYPIINRAEEKSILFLQQYHPALSKIQNKDYYQSRKLLQFIEPNICHDVNYWRWKSLKIILLQSGLTQNEAQLGADYAMEIIIHWRNKIDISLSTHNVLSALSSKWPLIAITNGNANPIACGLQQYFQDVLRAGINGRAKPYKDMYYLASKRFGISCNNILHVGDDLNTDIKGAIHAGMQACWISQYNLNQCCSVDATLLPHLKISKLTSLTYLL; encoded by the coding sequence ATGCATTTTTACCGTACATTACAACCTTTTTATGCTATAACTCTAGATTTAGACAATACATTATATGATAATTATCCGATAATAAATCGGGCCGAAGAAAAGTCAATATTGTTTTTGCAACAATATCATCCCGCGTTATCTAAAATACAAAACAAGGATTATTATCAATCGCGTAAATTGCTTCAATTTATAGAACCAAATATTTGTCATGATGTAAATTATTGGCGTTGGAAATCTTTAAAGATAATTTTATTACAATCAGGATTAACTCAAAATGAAGCACAATTAGGCGCTGATTACGCTATGGAAATTATTATACATTGGCGCAACAAAATCGATATTTCCCTGAGTACACATAATGTATTATCAGCATTAAGTTCTAAATGGCCATTAATTGCAATCACTAATGGCAATGCGAATCCTATTGCTTGTGGACTACAACAATATTTTCAAGATGTATTACGTGCTGGAATTAATGGTCGCGCTAAACCTTATAAAGATATGTATTATTTAGCTTCAAAGCGTTTTGGAATATCTTGTAACAATATTCTACATGTAGGAGATGACTTGAATACAGATATAAAAGGAGCAATACATGCTGGGATGCAGGCTTGTTGGATTAGTCAATATAACTTAAATCAATGTTGTTCAGTTGATGCAACACTGTTACCACATTTGAAAATTTCAAAATTAACATCATTAACATATTTATTATAA
- the dapF gene encoding diaminopimelate epimerase — MRFTKMNGLGNDFVIIDAVTQNIHLTSENIRYLSDRFYGVGFDQLLIVEPPYDPAIDFHCRIYNSDGTEVNQCGNGMRCVAQFVCLKKLTNKRNIHISTRANHIILSIMNDNRVSVNMGAPIFDPKLIPFYISQYQKTYILFLPTQIILCGVVSMGNPHCIILVEKIENIQVTSLGSALEDHHCFPERVNVSFMQIINCNNIRLRVYERGVGETQACGTAACAAVAVGIQQGLLYESVNVNLPGGTISVNWKGASNALYMTGSTSYVYDGYINL, encoded by the coding sequence ATGCGATTTACCAAAATGAACGGGCTGGGCAATGACTTTGTCATCATAGATGCTGTCACTCAAAATATACATCTTACTTCTGAAAATATCAGATATTTGTCAGATCGATTTTATGGAGTTGGTTTTGATCAATTGTTAATAGTAGAACCCCCTTATGATCCAGCAATAGATTTTCATTGTCGAATTTATAATTCGGACGGAACAGAAGTAAATCAATGTGGTAATGGTATGCGTTGTGTTGCGCAATTTGTCTGCTTAAAAAAATTAACTAATAAACGAAACATTCATATTAGTACTCGCGCTAACCATATAATATTGTCTATTATGAATGACAATCGCGTATCTGTTAATATGGGGGCGCCTATTTTTGATCCAAAACTTATTCCGTTTTATATATCACAATATCAAAAAACTTATATTTTATTTTTACCTACACAAATAATACTATGTGGTGTAGTATCTATGGGTAATCCTCATTGTATTATTTTAGTAGAAAAAATAGAAAATATCCAAGTTACTTCATTAGGATCAGCATTAGAAGATCATCATTGTTTTCCAGAACGAGTCAATGTAAGTTTTATGCAAATTATTAACTGTAATAATATTCGATTACGAGTATATGAGCGCGGAGTAGGAGAAACTCAAGCTTGCGGAACTGCCGCCTGTGCGGCAGTTGCCGTAGGCATTCAACAGGGATTATTGTATGAATCAGTAAACGTAAACTTGCCTGGGGGTACTATATCAGTAAATTGGAAAGGGGCAAGTAATGCACTGTACATGACTGGATCAACGTCTTATGTATATGATGGATATATTAATTTATAA
- the hemC gene encoding hydroxymethylbilane synthase, giving the protein MKNKILKIATRKSQLAICQAQYVHNELKHYHPTLSIELMPIVTTGDKFLNIDAKNKIKKGAFIKELEHALINFRADIAVHSMKDITVPLPDELTLPVLCKRNDPRDAFVSLKYPNIDTLPIGSVIGTSSLRRQCQIRAHRPDLVVSNLRGNIDTRLKKLQYGQYDAIVLAVAGLQRLQLHEYIRVHIDPSDLLPAMGQGVIAIECRSNDADILSLLSPLYHQETSFRVRAERAVTTYLESYCHLPIASYAEIEEDQIWLRALIGLPDGSKIIRTEGRAPLDQAEKLGFILAEDLLIKFKR; this is encoded by the coding sequence ATGAAAAATAAAATTTTAAAAATTGCTACACGAAAAAGTCAACTTGCTATTTGTCAAGCTCAATATGTTCATAATGAATTGAAACATTATCATCCAACATTAAGCATAGAGTTGATGCCTATTGTAACAACAGGAGATAAATTTTTAAATATTGATGCAAAAAATAAAATTAAAAAAGGTGCATTTATTAAAGAATTAGAACATGCATTAATAAACTTCCGTGCCGATATTGCTGTTCATTCCATGAAAGATATTACAGTGCCTTTACCAGATGAATTAACTCTTCCAGTTCTATGTAAACGCAATGATCCACGTGATGCTTTTGTTAGTTTAAAATACCCTAACATAGATACGTTACCTATTGGTAGTGTAATAGGTACATCAAGTTTACGCAGACAATGTCAAATACGAGCGCATCGTCCAGATCTAGTAGTTAGTAACTTGCGAGGTAATATAGATACTAGATTAAAAAAATTACAATATGGACAATATGATGCAATAGTTTTAGCTGTAGCTGGATTACAACGATTACAGTTACATGAGTACATTCGTGTTCATATTGATCCGTCTGATCTACTACCAGCAATGGGACAAGGTGTTATAGCCATTGAATGTCGTTCGAATGATGCTGATATTTTATCCTTATTATCACCATTATATCATCAAGAAACCTCATTTCGTGTCAGAGCGGAACGCGCTGTTACTACTTATTTGGAAAGTTATTGTCATTTACCAATTGCTAGTTATGCTGAAATTGAAGAGGATCAAATATGGCTAAGAGCACTTATTGGATTACCTGATGGTAGCAAGATTATTCGTACTGAAGGAAGGGCGCCTTTAGATCAAGCAGAAAAATTAGGTTTTATCCTTGCTGAAGATTTATTAATTAAATTTAAACGATAA
- the hemD gene encoding uroporphyrinogen-III synthase, translating to MNILITRPSPYGEQLVNKLLSFGKFAYHLPLIYFSTGKELCSLEQKLNLLSEGDFLCIISQHAIKYAHNQLLNMGISWPTKLAYYSIGHATSVMMYKLSGILVKYPTIQETSENLLQLPELMYSYGKRALILRGNNGRTILDDTLQRRGVFVASCECYTRQPFRYNREKQLSNLLGLNIRTVVVTSGEILQHLYYLIPESYRTSWLIRCKLIVVSVRLAKLARRLGWTNIIIAQSANNEILFHLLIKNS from the coding sequence ATGAATATTTTAATTACTCGTCCTTCTCCATATGGAGAACAATTGGTAAATAAATTACTTTCTTTTGGTAAATTTGCATATCATTTGCCATTAATTTACTTTTCTACAGGAAAAGAATTATGTTCATTGGAACAGAAATTAAATCTACTTTCTGAAGGAGATTTTTTGTGCATTATATCACAACATGCAATTAAATATGCTCATAATCAGTTACTTAACATGGGAATATCCTGGCCTACCAAATTAGCATATTATTCCATTGGTCATGCGACTAGTGTAATGATGTACAAGTTATCGGGAATATTGGTGAAATATCCTACAATCCAGGAAACTAGTGAAAATTTATTACAATTACCTGAACTAATGTATAGTTATGGAAAGCGCGCTCTTATTCTAAGAGGTAATAATGGACGTACTATTTTAGATGACACTCTTCAAAGAAGAGGAGTATTTGTTGCATCCTGCGAATGTTATACTAGACAACCGTTTCGGTATAATAGAGAAAAACAATTATCTAATCTATTAGGATTGAATATTAGAACAGTAGTAGTTACTTCTGGAGAAATACTACAACACCTATATTATTTAATTCCCGAATCTTATCGCACATCTTGGTTAATACGATGTAAATTAATCGTGGTAAGTGTACGTCTAGCTAAATTAGCTAGACGTTTAGGTTGGACAAATATTATTATAGCGCAGTCAGCAAACAACGAGATACTATTTCATCTTTTGATTAAGAATTCATAA